TGGATAACGTAGCTTACCGAGCCTTTCTGGAGGAGCGGAAAGTAATTGTTTTTGAAACCATCATGGCGTATCTGAAACCCACCTGATATTTTTTTGAATAGCTATTAAAAGAGTTTTTAAAAAGATCATTTAGTATGAATTTTTAAAAGAGTTTTTATGAAACCATACGTCGCACTTTTACTGATTCTACACCTGAGTCCGATGGTCCGAGCCCAGTCGGTGGTGACGCTGGCCCAATGCCATACCGTCGTCATCGCCAACGATCCGCTGACTCGCCAGCGGGAGATTTTAGAGCAAACCGGTGAGCTGGCACTTGCCAATCTGGATAAAAACCGTCGGTTGCCGCAGCTCGGCATGAATGGTCAGGCCAGCTGGCAATCGGAAGTAACGAAGTTGCCCATCGAGCTGCCGGGCGTACCGATTCCGCAGTTGAGCAAAGACCAGTACAAGCTGACCGCCGACCTGAATTACACACTCTACGACGGCCAGCAGACCACGCTTCAGAAGCAGGTGCAACGGTCCAGCACGGCAGCGAGTTTGCAGCAGGTCGCCGTTGAGCAACACCGGTTGAAGGAGCAGGTCAATGCCTACTTTCTGAATATCCTGCTGACGGACGAAAACACCCGGCTGGCCCGCATCCGGCTGGCGGAACTGCAAAACCGCATCGCCAAAGCCGAGGCCGGGGTGAAGTTTGGTACCGTGGCGCCCGTGGGCGTGGACGTGTTGCGCGCCGAAGCATTGAATACGGAGCAGCAACTGAGTCAGTTGGCCAGCACCCGCCGGGGTCTGCGCGACCAGCTCGCCATTCTGACGGGGCTCACCATCACCGACAGCACCCGGCTGGTCATTGAAGAAGGCCAGACCGTTGTCGCCAATTTGCCGCTCAACCGTCCTGAACAAAAGCTGTTTGACGCCCAGCGCACCGTGCTGGAAAACCAACTCCGGCTGACCGAGAACCGCCTGCAACCCCGGCTGAGCGCCTTCGCCCAGGGGGGCGCGGGCCGACCGGCGCTCAATTTTCTGAACAACGACTTTCGGGGCTTCTTCATCGGCGGTCTTCGGTTGAGCTGGAACCTGTCGGCGGCTTACACGCTTCGCAACGATCGGACGGTATTGGCGCTGAACCGGGAGCAGGTTGCGGTTCAGCAAAAGGTATTTGACCGGAATCTGGCGCTTCAGCTCCGCCAGCAGCAAACCGAGATCGACCGCATCAGTGCTCTGTTAGAAACGGACCGGGAAATCAGCGCCCTGCGCTCCAAAATCCGGCAAACCGCCAGCGTACAACTCGACAACGGCACGCTGGCCGCCCGCGATTATACCACCGAACTCAACGCCGAAAGTCAGGCGCTGCTGAACCAGAAAACCCACGAACTGCAACTGCTGTTGGCGAAAGTGCAATACCGCACGCTGACCGGAAATTAACCTTCTCAGATCATTCGTAACATGAAAAGTAATCTGATTATCAGTATTCTATCTTTCGGTCTGCTGGCTTGTCAAACGGAGCCGCAGTCGGATGCGTACGGCAATTTTGAAGCCGTAGAAACCATCGTATCAGCCGAGGCAACCGGCGCCCTGCAAAAACTAACCATCGAAGAGGGACAAACGCTGCAAGCCGGGCAAACCGTCGGGCAGATTGATCCGCTGCAACTTCAATTGCGCAAATCCCAGTTGCTGGCGAGCCAGCGGGCGGTTGCCAGCCGTTCACCAAATGTGCAGGCGCAACTCTCGCCGTATGAACAGCAAATTGCGGTGCAGGAGCAGCAACTTCGGACGCTGCAACGCGAGAAAACCCGTACGGAAAACCTGATTGCCGCCGGGGCTGCGCCGACCAAGCAACTCGACGACATTGTGGCCCAGATCGACGTGACCGAGCGCCAGATGGCCCTGATCCGCCAGCAGCGGGCGGCCCAGCAGTCGGCCCTGACCACGCAGCGCAGCGGGACGCTCTCGGAAGAAGCGCCGTTGGAGGAACAGGTCCGGCAGATCGACGACCAGATCAAAAGGGCGACTGTTATTAACCCCGCCCCCGGAACCGTTACGGTCAAGTTTGCTGAACCCGGCGAGGTGGTCAGTTACGGGAAGCCGTTGTACAAAGTGGCTGATCTCGACCAGATTACGCTCCGGGCCTACATCAGCGGGGATCAACTGGTGCGGGTCAAACCCGGACAGCGGGTGAAGGTCCTGGTGGATGCCCCCAACGAGCAGTTCAAGGAATACGCCGGAACGGTAACCTGGATTTCGAGCAAGGCCGAGTTTACGCCCAAAGTAATTCAGACGAAAGACGAACGGGTCAACCTGGTCTATGCGCTGAAAGTAAGGGTAAAAAACGACGGCGGTTTGAAAATCGGTATGCCGGGAGAAATCCGGTTGTAAACGCTGCGAAATATGGATGCGATCCTCATTGAAAACGTCTCGAAATCGTACGGCGGGGTTCCGGCGGTGGCGGATGTGTCGCTGGCAATCCGGCCGGGTGAGTTGTTCGGGCTGATCGGGCCGGACGGGGCCGGAAAAACCACGCTTTTTAAAATTCTGGTGACGCTGCTGCTGCCGGATCAGGGCCGGGCGACGGTCGTGGGGCGCGATGTGGTCAGGGATTACAAGGCGTTGCGGCAATTGGTGGGTTACATGCCCGGCCGGTTTTCGCTCTACCCCGACCTGAGCGTGCAGGAAAATCTGGCGTTTTTTGCCACGGTTTTCGGAACCACCATCCGGCAGAACTATCACCTGATTCAGGAGATTTATTCGCAGCTGGAACCGTTTAAAAACCGGCGGGCCGGGCAGCTTTCCGGGGGGATGAAACAGAAGCTGGCCCTGTGCTGCGCCCTGATTCATAAGCCCGAAGTCTTGTTTCTGGACGAACCGACGACCGGTGTGGATGCGGTTTCGCGCAGGGAATTTTGGGATATGCTCCGCCAACTGAACCAACGCGGACTGACGACGCTGGTTTCGACCCCCTACATGGACGAAGCGGGCCGCTGCGACCGAATTGCGTTCATGCAGACCGGAAACGTACTGGCGGTCGATCCACCGTCGGTTATTACCAACCGGTTCCGAAAGCCGTTGTTCGCCGTTCGGGCGGCTGATACCTACCGGCTGATTCAGGAGTTGCGGCAGGCACCGTTCACCGAATCCTGCTACGCCTTCGGGGAGTTTCTGCACCTGACCATCCGTTCCGGGGCGGTAACCGACCACCAGATCGGCCAGTATCTGCTCGACCGAGACCATCAGGCTATTGAAATTCAACCCGTTCAACCCGGTATCGAAGACACCTTTATGGCGTTGATGAATCCGCCGGAGCCAGCCGTCTAGAATCATGGAAAAAGCCGTCATTACCAACCAGCTGACCAAGAAGTTCGGCGATTTTGTGGCTACCAACGCCATCACATTTGACGTGGCGCAGGGCGAGATTTTTGGTTTTCTGGGCGCAAACGGAGCCGGAAAAACCACGGCCATGCGGATGCTTTGCGGGTTGCTGAAACCGTCGTCGGGTCAGGCCAGCGTCGCGGGGTTTGATGTGTACCGACAATCCGAAAAAATCAAGCAGAACATTGGCTACATGAGCCAGCGGTTTTCGCTGTACGAAGATTTGACGGTGCGCGAAAACATCCGGTTTTACGGCGGCATCTACGGATTGCGCCGGGCCGATATTCCCGTCAAAACCGATCAGATTCTGGTGAAACTGGGCATTGAATCCGTGGCTAATTCGCTCGTGGCTTCGTTGCCGCTGGGCTGGAAACAGAAGCTAGCCTTTTCGGTGGCCCTGCTGCACGAACCCAAAATTGTGTTTCTGGACGAACCCACCGGCGGGGTTGACCCGATTACGCGCCGTCAATTCTGGGACCTGATCTACGAAGCGGCCCACCACGGCACAACGGTTTTTGTTACTACCCACTACATGGACGAAGCCGAATACTGCAACCGCGTTTCGATCATGGTCGACGGGAAAATGAAGGCGCTGGACACGCCGAAGGGCCTGAAAACCGCCTATGGTGTGGAGTCGATGGACGCTGTTTTTCAGATTCTGGCCCGGGGCACTTCAACCAACTAAGTCATGAACCGCTTTATCGCTTTTGTTAAAAAAGAATTTTTCCACATCCTGCGCGACCGGCGGACGTTGCTGATTCTGTTTGGCTTGCCGCTGGCGCAGGTGCTGCTCTTCGGATTTGCGCTCACGAATGAGATCAAGAACGCCAAAATCGCCATTCTGGATAACGACAAAAGGTCGCATTCGCAGCAGATTACGGCCAAGCTGCTGGCGTCCGGCTATTTTCAACTGCGGGAAAACCTGCGCTCGAACGGCGACATTGAACGGGCGTTTCGGCGGGGGCAGATCAAGCTGGCGGTGGTGTTTCCGGCCGGTTTTACCGACAATTTTGAACACGGACGCAGCGCGCAGATTCAGCTTCTGGCCGATGCCACCGAGCAGAATACCGCCATCAGCCTGACCAACTACGCGTCGGCCATCATCCGGGATTACACCACCGACCTAAACCCGGCCAGCCAGCCGCCAATGGTCATCGACGTTCGTAGCCGCATGGTGTTCAACCCCGAACTCAAGGGCGCGTTTGTCTTTGTGCCGGGCGTGATGGCGATGGTCCTGCTGCTGGTATCGGCCCTGATGACTTCCGTGACCATCGCCCGCGAACGCGAAACCGGCACGCTGGAGGTTCTGATGGTGTCGCCCCTGAGCCAGGGTCAGATTTTGCTGGGGAAGGTGGTGCCGTACCTGTTACTGTCGTTTGTAAACGGGTGCATGATCATTGCGCTCGGGGTTTTTGCGCTGCACGTACCGCTGAATGGGAGCCTGTGGCTGTTGCTGGCCGAAACACTGCTGTTTATTTTTCTGGCCTTGTCCATCGGTATTTTCATTTCGTCGCTGGTGGAAACCCAGTTGGTGGCCATGTTTGCGTCGTTGATGGCGATGCTGCTGCCGACGATCTTCCTGTCGGGCTTCATTTTCCCGATTGAAAGTATGCCCCGACCGCTTCAGCTTGTTTCCAACATCATTCCGGCCAAGTATTTCATTGCCATTGTAAAAGGCATCATGATCAAAGGCGCGGGCTTGCGGTATCTGTGGCAACCCACGCTGGTGCTGGTCGGAATGTCGCTGTTGTTTACGGTATTGAGTTTACGGAATCTAAAACCCCGCTTATCATGAACCGCATCCGCTACATGGTGGAGAAGGAAATCCGGCAACTCCGCCGAAACCCCGTCTTGCTGCGAATCATGCTCGCGGCCCCGATCATGCAGTTGATTCTGCTGTCGTACGCGGCTAATTACGAGGTAAAAAACCTGAACATCGCCGTGGTGGATGGCGACCACACGACCTACGCGCAGCGGCTCGTCAGCAAATTCCGGTACCTGACCAATTTCAACATGACGGGGTATCTGGCGAATGACAAACAGGCCCGCCAGGCGCTGCTGGCGGGCAACGCCGATCTGGTTTTGGTCATTCCGCCCCATTTTGAGCGCGATCTCGAAAAAGAAGGAAGTGCCGCCGTGCAGTTGCTGCTCAACGCCATCGACGGTTCGAAAGCCGGGATTGCCAACGGCTACGCAACGGCCATCATCCGGGATTTCAACGCCGACATTCTGGCCGAAACCCGGTCCGTGACGCCGGGAGCGATTCAGACGCTGAACATTGAGAACCAATACTGGTACAACCCCCGGCTGGAATACAAAACCTTCATGGTGCCGGGCGTTTTGTTTGAACTGCTCCTGCTGGTCGGTGGGCTGGTGTCGGCCCTGAACCTGGTGCGGGAAAAGGAAATCGGGACGATGGAACAACTGAACGTAACGCCCATCCGCAAGCACGAATTTATTCTGGGTAAATCCATTCCGTTTGTCCTGATCGGGTTGGTGCTGTTTACGGTCGGTTTGCTGATTGGTCGGTTTTTATTTCAAATTCCGATGGAAGGCAGCATCTTCCTGATGTATGTTTTTGCCCTGTTGTTTCTCATTCTGTGCGTGGGGCTGGGCCTGCTGATTTCGACGATGGCGGAAAACCAGCAACAGGCGTTGTTCGTCTCTTTTTTTCTGCTGGTGCTGTTCATTCTGCTCAGCGGGTTGTTTGCCGCCACCGAAAACATGCCGGACTGGGCGCAGTGGCTGAACGCCGTTAATCCGCTGAAATACATCATTGAAGTCGGCCGAAACGTCATGCTCAAAGGCAGTACCTTCGCGGACGTCAGCCGTCAGTTTTTAACGCTGGCGGGCATGGCCTTCGGGCTGCTGGCCCTGGCGTCGTGGCGGTATCGAAAGACGGTGTGAGTCCGGAAGTTGTTTCGCGGAGGTAAGCGGAGAAGAACGGGGCTTGGCGGAGTTTTCTCGGCTTAACTCGATTGAACTTGGCTTACCTCCGCGAAACAACTCACACGACAAAGGTAGATAACCGGTGGCCCCTGCTTTCTATAGCAGAATTCTACTTCTTTGCATCATGAATAAAGCCATTGGAAGATACCGCTGGACGATTTGCGGTCTGGTGTTTTTTGCCACCACCATCAATTACCTGGACCGGGTGGTCATCAGTTTGCTGAAAGGTGACCTGGAAAAAGATTTTAACTGGACGGAAACGGACTATGCCAATCTGGTGGTGGTTTTTCAATTGGCTTACGCATTCGGGATGCTGGGTGTCGGGCGGCTGGTTGACAAATTCGGTACCAAAATGGGCTATACGATTTCGCTGACGGCCTGGAGTATCGTGGGCGTCCTAACGGCTTTTGCCAAAACAACGTTCGGTTTCGGCGTGGCCCGGGCCGCGCTGGGGTTGAGCGAAGCCGGTAATTTTCCGTCGGCCATCAAAACCATCGCCGAGTGGTTTCCCAAAAAAGAACGCGCGTTGGCGACCGGCATTTTCAACTCGGGAACCAACGTCGGGGCCATTCTCGCTCCGCTCACGGTTCCGTTCATCGCGGAGTTCTGGGGCTGGCAGTGGGCCTTCATCCTGACGGGGGCCACCGGTTTTATCTGGCTGGTGCTGTGGCTCACGATGTACGATACGCCCGAACGGCATAAAAACGTAACGCCGGAAGAACTCGCCTACATCAACAGCGACCAGGACGAGCAGGTAGTTGAAGAAACCACTAACGAAAAAGTCTCCTGGTTCAAACTGCTGACGTTTCGCCAAACCTGGGCCTTTGTGCTCGGCAAAATGCTGACTGACCCCATCTGGTGGTTTTACCTGTTCTGGCTGCCGGCCTTCCTGAAAGCCGAATACGGTCTTGGCGGGATGGAAGCGGCTGTGCCGGTGGCTATCGTTTACACCATTGCCAGCGTGGGCAGTGTTTTCGGGGGGTGGCTCCCGCTGAATTTTATCCGTAACGGAATGCCAGTGTTCCGCGCCCGGAAAACGGCTATGCTGATTTATGCCGTCTGTGCGGTGCCCGTTATTTTCGCGCAGTACCTCGGTAGCATGGGCCTGTGGCTGGCTATTTTGAGCATTGGTCTGGCCACATCAGCGCACCAGGCCTGGAGCGCTAACATCTTCACAACGGTTTCGGATATGTTTCCCAAGAAAGCCGTGGGCTCCGTTACCGGCATCGGCGGCATGGCGGGCGGTTTGGGCGGGATGGCCATTTCGTCACTGGCCGGTAAGCTGTTCGACCATTACAAGGCGCTGGGCCACATCGAAACCGGTTATTACATCATGTTCCTGATCTGCGGTTTTGGGTACTTGCTGGCCTGGACGGTTATGCACCTGCTCGTTCCGAAACACAGAATGGTGGAACTTTCAAATTCGAAAGAGCCCGTAAAAGTTGCCTGATTATTCAACGTACAATTGCCCGCTGTTGCTTGCAACAGCGGGCAATTGTCTATTCTAACGGTTCGGTTTTGCTCCTGAAGCTTGGTATGAAACGTTTCTTTTGCCTCTTTTTTGGCTTACTAGCCAGCGGGTTATCGGGTGCTGATGCGCAGATTGTCCGGAAACCCATTCCCGATAAACTGGTGGTGTTGACCTTCGACGATGCCAGCGTAACCCAGGCAACGGTCGTGGCGCCCACCCTGAAAAAATACGGTTTTGGGGCTACTTTTTACGTCTGCGAATTTCCGCCGGATTTTGCCGACAAAAAGAAATACATGAGCTGGGAGCAAATCCGGGAACTGGACCGGATGGGTTTCGAAGTGGCCAACCACACGCTGACGCACAGCAATGTGGCCCGGCTGACGCCCCAGCAGTTTACCGCTCAACTGGATTCGCTCGAAGCCCGATGCAAAACCCACGGCATCAACCGCCCGCTGACGACCTTTGCCTATCCCGGCTACGGAACCAATCCGGATGCGTTCGCGGTACTGGAAAAAAAAGCCTACCAGTTTGCCCGCGTGGGCGGGGCGCGGCCCTACGATCCGAAAACCGATTACCCGTACCTGATTCCGAGTTACAGCACCACTGAGCCGAATAATTCCGACAAAGAGCGGATTTTTAACGCCTTTCAGGAAGCGAAGAACGGCAAGATTGTCGTCATCACGATGCACGGGGTGCCCGACTACGCGCACGATTGGGTGACCACGCCCCCGGCCATTTTCGAAGACTACATGAAGTACCTGCACGACAATCAGTACACGGTCATTGCCCTGCGGGATCTGGAGCAGTACGTCGATTACAAGGAAGCCCTCCGGACCGTTCCGGCCCCGTTGCCGCCGGTTTCCATTCGCGTGGATTTAGACAAACAGAAAGGCCGCATGGACCCGATCTGGGCGTGGTTTGGCTACGACGAGCCGAATTACACTTACATGAAGGACGGCAAAAAACTGCTGTCCGAGTTGTCGGCTCTGAGTCCGGTGCCGGTGTACGTCCGGGCGCACAGCCTGCTGGTGACCGGTGACGGCAAACCGGCCCTCAAATGGGGCTCGACCAACGTGTATACGGAAGACGCCAAGGGCAAACCGGTGTACGACTGGACGATTGTTGACAAGATTTTTGACACCTACATCGAACGGAAAATGAAGCCGATGGCGCAGATCGGTTTTATGCCCGAAGCCTTGTCGTCCAAACCGCAACCGTACCGGCACGACTGGCAGCCCGGTCAGCCCTACGACAAGATTTATACGGGCTGGCGGTATCCGCCCAAAGACTACGAAAAGTGGGCCGAACTGATCTACCAATGGGTCAACCATTCCGTAAAACGCTACGGCAAAAAGGAGGTCGAGAGCTGGTACTGGGAGCTCTGGAACGAACCGGATAGTCCGTACTGGGGCGGCACCGTCGACGAATACAACAAGCTCTACGATTATTCGGTGGATGCGGTCCGGCGGGCCTTGCCGACGGCCAAAGTGGGCGGTCCGCACGTGACGGGGCCGCAGGGCAAGCGGGGGGCAACCTTTCTGAAAGCGTTTCTGGATCACTGCCAAAAGGGAAAAAATTACGTGACCGGCAAAACCGGCACCCCGCTCGACTTCGTGGCCTTCCACGCCAAG
This Larkinella insperata DNA region includes the following protein-coding sequences:
- a CDS encoding TolC family protein, with the translated sequence MKPYVALLLILHLSPMVRAQSVVTLAQCHTVVIANDPLTRQREILEQTGELALANLDKNRRLPQLGMNGQASWQSEVTKLPIELPGVPIPQLSKDQYKLTADLNYTLYDGQQTTLQKQVQRSSTAASLQQVAVEQHRLKEQVNAYFLNILLTDENTRLARIRLAELQNRIAKAEAGVKFGTVAPVGVDVLRAEALNTEQQLSQLASTRRGLRDQLAILTGLTITDSTRLVIEEGQTVVANLPLNRPEQKLFDAQRTVLENQLRLTENRLQPRLSAFAQGGAGRPALNFLNNDFRGFFIGGLRLSWNLSAAYTLRNDRTVLALNREQVAVQQKVFDRNLALQLRQQQTEIDRISALLETDREISALRSKIRQTASVQLDNGTLAARDYTTELNAESQALLNQKTHELQLLLAKVQYRTLTGN
- a CDS encoding HlyD family secretion protein encodes the protein MKSNLIISILSFGLLACQTEPQSDAYGNFEAVETIVSAEATGALQKLTIEEGQTLQAGQTVGQIDPLQLQLRKSQLLASQRAVASRSPNVQAQLSPYEQQIAVQEQQLRTLQREKTRTENLIAAGAAPTKQLDDIVAQIDVTERQMALIRQQRAAQQSALTTQRSGTLSEEAPLEEQVRQIDDQIKRATVINPAPGTVTVKFAEPGEVVSYGKPLYKVADLDQITLRAYISGDQLVRVKPGQRVKVLVDAPNEQFKEYAGTVTWISSKAEFTPKVIQTKDERVNLVYALKVRVKNDGGLKIGMPGEIRL
- a CDS encoding ABC transporter ATP-binding protein is translated as MDAILIENVSKSYGGVPAVADVSLAIRPGELFGLIGPDGAGKTTLFKILVTLLLPDQGRATVVGRDVVRDYKALRQLVGYMPGRFSLYPDLSVQENLAFFATVFGTTIRQNYHLIQEIYSQLEPFKNRRAGQLSGGMKQKLALCCALIHKPEVLFLDEPTTGVDAVSRREFWDMLRQLNQRGLTTLVSTPYMDEAGRCDRIAFMQTGNVLAVDPPSVITNRFRKPLFAVRAADTYRLIQELRQAPFTESCYAFGEFLHLTIRSGAVTDHQIGQYLLDRDHQAIEIQPVQPGIEDTFMALMNPPEPAV
- a CDS encoding ABC transporter ATP-binding protein; this encodes MEKAVITNQLTKKFGDFVATNAITFDVAQGEIFGFLGANGAGKTTAMRMLCGLLKPSSGQASVAGFDVYRQSEKIKQNIGYMSQRFSLYEDLTVRENIRFYGGIYGLRRADIPVKTDQILVKLGIESVANSLVASLPLGWKQKLAFSVALLHEPKIVFLDEPTGGVDPITRRQFWDLIYEAAHHGTTVFVTTHYMDEAEYCNRVSIMVDGKMKALDTPKGLKTAYGVESMDAVFQILARGTSTN
- a CDS encoding ABC transporter permease encodes the protein MNRFIAFVKKEFFHILRDRRTLLILFGLPLAQVLLFGFALTNEIKNAKIAILDNDKRSHSQQITAKLLASGYFQLRENLRSNGDIERAFRRGQIKLAVVFPAGFTDNFEHGRSAQIQLLADATEQNTAISLTNYASAIIRDYTTDLNPASQPPMVIDVRSRMVFNPELKGAFVFVPGVMAMVLLLVSALMTSVTIARERETGTLEVLMVSPLSQGQILLGKVVPYLLLSFVNGCMIIALGVFALHVPLNGSLWLLLAETLLFIFLALSIGIFISSLVETQLVAMFASLMAMLLPTIFLSGFIFPIESMPRPLQLVSNIIPAKYFIAIVKGIMIKGAGLRYLWQPTLVLVGMSLLFTVLSLRNLKPRLS
- a CDS encoding ABC transporter permease; protein product: MNRIRYMVEKEIRQLRRNPVLLRIMLAAPIMQLILLSYAANYEVKNLNIAVVDGDHTTYAQRLVSKFRYLTNFNMTGYLANDKQARQALLAGNADLVLVIPPHFERDLEKEGSAAVQLLLNAIDGSKAGIANGYATAIIRDFNADILAETRSVTPGAIQTLNIENQYWYNPRLEYKTFMVPGVLFELLLLVGGLVSALNLVREKEIGTMEQLNVTPIRKHEFILGKSIPFVLIGLVLFTVGLLIGRFLFQIPMEGSIFLMYVFALLFLILCVGLGLLISTMAENQQQALFVSFFLLVLFILLSGLFAATENMPDWAQWLNAVNPLKYIIEVGRNVMLKGSTFADVSRQFLTLAGMAFGLLALASWRYRKTV
- a CDS encoding MFS transporter, which encodes MNKAIGRYRWTICGLVFFATTINYLDRVVISLLKGDLEKDFNWTETDYANLVVVFQLAYAFGMLGVGRLVDKFGTKMGYTISLTAWSIVGVLTAFAKTTFGFGVARAALGLSEAGNFPSAIKTIAEWFPKKERALATGIFNSGTNVGAILAPLTVPFIAEFWGWQWAFILTGATGFIWLVLWLTMYDTPERHKNVTPEELAYINSDQDEQVVEETTNEKVSWFKLLTFRQTWAFVLGKMLTDPIWWFYLFWLPAFLKAEYGLGGMEAAVPVAIVYTIASVGSVFGGWLPLNFIRNGMPVFRARKTAMLIYAVCAVPVIFAQYLGSMGLWLAILSIGLATSAHQAWSANIFTTVSDMFPKKAVGSVTGIGGMAGGLGGMAISSLAGKLFDHYKALGHIETGYYIMFLICGFGYLLAWTVMHLLVPKHRMVELSNSKEPVKVA
- a CDS encoding GH39 family glycosyl hydrolase, encoding MKYLHDNQYTVIALRDLEQYVDYKEALRTVPAPLPPVSIRVDLDKQKGRMDPIWAWFGYDEPNYTYMKDGKKLLSELSALSPVPVYVRAHSLLVTGDGKPALKWGSTNVYTEDAKGKPVYDWTIVDKIFDTYIERKMKPMAQIGFMPEALSSKPQPYRHDWQPGQPYDKIYTGWRYPPKDYEKWAELIYQWVNHSVKRYGKKEVESWYWELWNEPDSPYWGGTVDEYNKLYDYSVDAVRRALPTAKVGGPHVTGPQGKRGATFLKAFLDHCQKGKNYVTGKTGTPLDFVAFHAKGAPRLVDGHVRMNLGTQLRDISHGFQIVASYPEFSKLPIIIGESDPEGCAACGMKTNPENAYRNGTLYSSYTAAAFARKYDLADQHQVNLKGAVSWSFEFEDQPWFYGFRDLATNGVDKPVLNVFRMYGMMRGKRVEVTGNMAYQVAAIRDSSVRRAAPDVNALAARDTASNTATVMIWNYHDDNVPAPVSPVDLTIKGVPAKQVLVTQYRIDDEHSNSYAVWQKMGSPQQPTPDQVKQLEKAGQLAQYGSPVRTDVAANGEVKLNTVLPRQAVALFKLTW